The Syngnathus typhle isolate RoL2023-S1 ecotype Sweden linkage group LG16, RoL_Styp_1.0, whole genome shotgun sequence genome includes a region encoding these proteins:
- the LOC133169548 gene encoding fibroblast growth factor receptor-like 1, whose product MKLCLDAMAILKIVLFFLEAILLVHCGRGPPRVSEKVVHRQTVRLGSAIKLPCPVEGDPPPLIMWTKDGRNIHSGWIRFRILRVGLKIKEVEADDTGTYICKATNGFGSVNVNYTLIVIDDSGSDRTRLAVFDGAHGSDSLAEKLVRPRFTQPAKMRKRVIARPVGSSVRLKCTASGTPRPDIVWLKDDRPLTEQEVGQGRQNKWTLTLKNLMPEHSGRYTCRVSNRAGEINATYKVEVIQRTNSKPVLTGTHPLNTTVDYGGTTSFQCKVRSDVKPVIQWLKRVETNEESRYNSTIEVGDHRFVVLPTGEVWSRPDGSYLNKLLITRAKEEDAGMYICLGANTMGYSFRSAFLTVLPDAKPPMMPVFPAASSSLPWPVIIGIPAGIVFIFGTVLLWFCQSRKQCPPPSNTAAAPHRVPPCRERERSCVAPSSGSSSPDKDCGSSLNYEEYLAQQQQLLLKQGSAAKIYPKIYTDIHTHTHSHVDGKVHQHQHIHFQC is encoded by the exons GACCTCCACGTGTGTCTGAGAAGGTTGTTCACCGACAGACGGTTCGCCTCGGGAGCGCCATCAAGCTGCCTTGCCCGGTGGAAGGAGATCCTCCGCCACTCATCATGTGGACCAAAGATGGACGCAACATCCACAGCGGCTGGATCCGTTTCCGGATCCTCCGCGTGGGCCTGAAGATTAAGGAGGTGGAGGCGGACGACACGGGCACATACATCTGTAAAGCCACAAACGGCTTTGGTAGCGTCAACGTCAACTACACCCTCATTGTCATTG ATGACTCAGGCTCTGATAGGACCAGACTTGCCGTGTTTGACGGCGCACATGGTTCTGACAGCTTGGCAGAAAAGCTTG tGCGCCCCCGCTTTACCCAGCCCGCTAAGATGAGGAAGAGGGTGATAGCCCGACCCGTGGGCAGCTCGGTTCGCCTCAAATGCACTGCCAGCGGGACGCCTCGGCCGGACATCGTATGGCTGAAGGACGACCGGCCGCTGACCGAGCAAGAGGTCGGCCAGGGCCGTCAGAACAAATGGACCCTGACCTTGAAGAACCTGATGCCAGAGCACAGCGGCAGATACACCTGCAGGGTGTCCAATCGGGCGGGAGAAATCAACGCTACGTATAAAGTGGAGGTTATAC AGAGGACCAACTCCAAACCTGTTCTGACGGGCACTCACCCCCTCAACACCACGGTGGACTACGGAGGCACCACGTCGTTCCAGTGCAAAGTGAGGAGCGACGTCAAGCCGGTTATCCAGTGGCTGAAGCGCGTGGAGACTAATGAGGAGAGCCGCTACAACTCCACCATTGAAGTGGGAGACCACCGCTTCGTGGTGCTGCCCACGGGGGAGGTGTGGTCACGACCCGACGGCTCCTACCTCAACAAGCTGCTCATTACCCGCGCCAAGGAGGAGGACGCTGGCATGTACATCTGCTTAGGTGCCAATACCATGGGGTACAGCTTCCGCAGCGCCTTCCTCACTGTATTGCCAG ATGCCAAGCCCCCCATGATGCCCGTCTTTCCGGCGGCCTCCAGCTCTCTGCCCTGGCCGGTCATCATTGGCATCCCTGCCGGAATCGTCTTCATCTTCGGCACCGTGCTTCTCTGGTTCTGCCAGAGTAGAAAGCAGTGCCCCCCTCCCAGCAacaccgccgccgccccccaCCGGGTCCCTCCGTGTCGAGAGCGGGAGCGAAGCTGCGTCGCGCCATCGTCCGGCTCGTCCAGCCCGGATAAAGACTGCGGTAGCTCCCTGAATTACGAGGAGTACCtggcgcagcagcagcagctcctccTCAAACAGGGAAGCGCCGCCAAGATCTATCCCAAAATCTACACTGacattcacacgcacacacactcccatGTGGACGGCAAAGTGCATCAGCATCAACACATTCATTTCCAGTGTTAG
- the tacc3 gene encoding transforming acidic coiled-coil-containing protein 3 isoform X1, whose amino-acid sequence MSSVEGNDENCGIYPKGGKLSSTKEDIFELDQLTGRPSILRQTENLPSKTVPKGAKVCFQTPRRDPLTKRILSPAKSVQMTSVDECTKALESLNLDMTNTEPPETLKQPDGPAQEQSSYPDDNIPIQSKGVYQLDFNNLDSMNPFGGSNKMVLSPTKPPSENSVPKQPDDMCEEPTDKSDLALDETLPFTRSVENSLINASAEVSSADSSVVTVVKVPVVEQETRSATPDKVPAGTPPRDDENKPSDGFVEEEPLLAKGTYKIDFDSIDKMDPFKTGGSKIQNSPVLTRKALESKPPIEEAPIMAADEEVPVQAEKKLIANTDSEHLTAAPPTKHGPFKLEFNFDDDDVKAKPPPKRFAAKPRGHKPKEEKPLSDSKAPVDDVDKSAAANVTDAISPKGLYSIDFEKMDDPNFNPFGTKSNIGNSPGSSPHTSPGRSTTHKTVAQAAEESMVTDQANTEVLQEQKAEETVCDKDQGSPPKAEKPSNNLAEKQPQTNLPEFTEMFVPGTEFMSNNFEAQIDYLEQFGSTRFKESALRKQSLYLKFDPLLRESPKRIGAPGFPLQAPHPSSLLSRVEPLPVAKESATPQILESLVPAFRQPASSEDIIDVLKYSQKDMDAAIAKMQAEAKGKEDQMCAKYNQLQSDGQEMRKIIAEFELMIAKMMADQEKERQASQAKLDEVLLEKEQVSSDLNAMERSFSDLFRRLEKYKEIIEGFKKNEETLKACSQDYMVRIKQDEKRYQTLKAHAEEKISQANEEIAEVRAKNKAEVSALQVQLRREQLKVQSLEKNLDQKVKEFEELTKLCDELISNVQKG is encoded by the exons ATGAGCTCTGTTGAGGGGAATGATGAGAACTGTGGCATCTACCCCAAAGGAGGGAAGCTCAGCAGCACAAAAGAAGATATTTTCGAGCTAGACCAGCTGACCGGGAGGCCATCCATCTTGCGTCAGACGGAGAACCTCCCCAGCAAGACGGTGCCCAAGGGCGCAAAG GTTTGTTTCCAGACTCCGCGAAGAGACCCTCTCACTAAGAGGATTCTGTCTCCTGCAAAGTCAGTCCAAATGACAAGTGTGGATGAGTGCACAAAAGCACTCGAGTCCTTGAATTTGGACATGACAAA CACTGAGCCACCAGAGACATTAAAGCAACCAGATGGTCCTGCACAAG AACAGTCTTCCTATCCTGATGATAACATCCCGATACAAAGTAAAGGAGTCTATCAGTTGGACTTTAACAACCTGGACAGCATGAACCCTTTTGGGGGTTCCAATAAGATGGTTCTCTCACCCACGAAGCCTCCATCTGAGAACTCTGTTCCCAAACAGCCGGACGATATGTGTGAGGAGCCCACCGACAAGTCCGATTTGGCGCTGGATGAGACCCTTCCTTTCACTCGCTCAGTGGAGAACTCCCTCATCAACGCCTCCGCTGAAGTCAGCTCTGCAGACAGCAGCGTGGTGACTGTGGTGAAGGTTCCTGTCGTGGAACAAGAGACACGCAGCGCAACACCTGACAAAGTCCCCGCTGGGACACCCCCCAGAGACGATGAAAACAAACCTTCAGATGGTTTTGTGGAAGAGGAGCCCCTTCTGGCAAAAGGAACCtacaagattgattttgacagtATTGACAAGATGGATCCTTTTAAAACGGGGGGCTCCAAAATCCAGAATTCCCCTGTCCTGACGAGGAAGGCACTAGAAAGTAAACCACCCATTGAGGAGGCCCCGATAATGGCTGCTGATGAAGAGGTGCCTGTTCAAGCTGAGAAAAAGCTCATTGCCAACACTGATTCGGAGCACCTGACGGCAGCCCCGCCCACCAAGCACGGTCCATTCAAGCTAGAGTTCAACTTTGACGACGACGATGTCAAAGCGAAACCCCCGCCCAAGAGGTTTGCCGCAAAGCCACGTGGTCACAAGCCCAAAGAGGAGAAGCCTTTGTCCGACAGCAAAGCGCCAGTAGATGACGTGGACAAGTCAGCGGCCGCCAATGTTACAGATGCGATTTCCCCCAAAGGCTTATACTCGATTGACTTTGAAAAGATGGACGATCCCAACTTTAACCCTTTTGGCACAAAGTCCAACATCGGCAACTCTCCCGGGAGCAGTCCGCACACCAGCCCTGGGCGCAGCACTACACATAAAACAGTTGCTCA ggCTGCTGAGGAGAGCATGGTCACAGATCAAGCCAACACTGAAGTGCTGCAGGAGCAG AAAGCTGAGGAGACTGTTTGTGACAAAGACCAGGGTTCACCTCCCAAAGCTGAAAAGCCTTCCAACAATTTAGCCGAAAAACAACCGCAGACTAACTTGCCAGAGTTCACTGAGATGTTTGTGCCTGGGACAGAGT TCATGTCCAACAACTTTGAGGCACAAATCGACTACCTTGAACAGTTTGGCTCAACCAGG TTCAAGGAGTCTGCACTGCGCAAACAGTCCTTGTACCTTAAGTTCGATCCCCTGCTGAGGGAAAGCCCGAAGAGGATTGGAGCCCCTGGCTTTCCACTACAAGCCCCTCACCCCTCGTCTCTCCTTTCACG GGTTGAACCTCTACCAGTGGCTAAAGAGTCTGCC ACTCCCCAAATCCTCGAGAGCCTCGTCCCAGCTTTCAGGCAGCCTGCAAGCTCAGAGGACATCATTGATGTACTCAAGTACAGTCAGAAAGACATGGATGCAGCCATTGCTAAAATGCAGGCCGAG GCCAAGGGAAAAGAAGACCAAATGTGTGCAAAGTACAACCAGTTACAAAGCGATGGTCAAGAAATGAG GAAAATAATTGCAGAATTTGAACTCATGATTGCAAAAATGATgg CGGACCAAGAGAAGGAGCGCCAGGCTTCGCAAGCCAAGCTGGACGAGGTCCTGCTTGAGAAGGAGCAGGTGTCCAGTGACCTCAACGCCATGGAGAGATCCTTCTCGGACCTTTTTAGACGACTGGAAAAGTACAAAGAGATCATTGAGGGGTTCAAAAAG AATGAAGAAACCCTGAAAGCTTGTTCTCAGGACTACATGGTTAGGATCAAGCAGGACGAGAAGCGCTACCAGACCCTTAAAGCTCACGCCGAGGAGAAAATTAGCCA AGCCAACGAGGAAATCGCTGAAGTGCGAGCCAAGAACAAGGCGGAGGTGTCGGCGCTGCAAGTCCAGCTGCGGCGTGAGCAGTTGAAGGTGCAATCGCTGGAGAAGAACCTAGATCAGAAG GTGAAGGAGTTTGAAGAGCTGACCAAACTCTGTGATGAGCTCATCAGCAATGTCCAGAAGGGCTGA
- the tacc3 gene encoding transforming acidic coiled-coil-containing protein 3 isoform X2, with the protein MSSVEGNDENCGIYPKGGKLSSTKEDIFELDQLTGRPSILRQTENLPSKTVPKGAKTPRRDPLTKRILSPAKSVQMTSVDECTKALESLNLDMTNTEPPETLKQPDGPAQEQSSYPDDNIPIQSKGVYQLDFNNLDSMNPFGGSNKMVLSPTKPPSENSVPKQPDDMCEEPTDKSDLALDETLPFTRSVENSLINASAEVSSADSSVVTVVKVPVVEQETRSATPDKVPAGTPPRDDENKPSDGFVEEEPLLAKGTYKIDFDSIDKMDPFKTGGSKIQNSPVLTRKALESKPPIEEAPIMAADEEVPVQAEKKLIANTDSEHLTAAPPTKHGPFKLEFNFDDDDVKAKPPPKRFAAKPRGHKPKEEKPLSDSKAPVDDVDKSAAANVTDAISPKGLYSIDFEKMDDPNFNPFGTKSNIGNSPGSSPHTSPGRSTTHKTVAQAAEESMVTDQANTEVLQEQKAEETVCDKDQGSPPKAEKPSNNLAEKQPQTNLPEFTEMFVPGTEFMSNNFEAQIDYLEQFGSTRFKESALRKQSLYLKFDPLLRESPKRIGAPGFPLQAPHPSSLLSRVEPLPVAKESATPQILESLVPAFRQPASSEDIIDVLKYSQKDMDAAIAKMQAEAKGKEDQMCAKYNQLQSDGQEMRKIIAEFELMIAKMMADQEKERQASQAKLDEVLLEKEQVSSDLNAMERSFSDLFRRLEKYKEIIEGFKKNEETLKACSQDYMVRIKQDEKRYQTLKAHAEEKISQANEEIAEVRAKNKAEVSALQVQLRREQLKVQSLEKNLDQKVKEFEELTKLCDELISNVQKG; encoded by the exons ATGAGCTCTGTTGAGGGGAATGATGAGAACTGTGGCATCTACCCCAAAGGAGGGAAGCTCAGCAGCACAAAAGAAGATATTTTCGAGCTAGACCAGCTGACCGGGAGGCCATCCATCTTGCGTCAGACGGAGAACCTCCCCAGCAAGACGGTGCCCAAGGGCGCAAAG ACTCCGCGAAGAGACCCTCTCACTAAGAGGATTCTGTCTCCTGCAAAGTCAGTCCAAATGACAAGTGTGGATGAGTGCACAAAAGCACTCGAGTCCTTGAATTTGGACATGACAAA CACTGAGCCACCAGAGACATTAAAGCAACCAGATGGTCCTGCACAAG AACAGTCTTCCTATCCTGATGATAACATCCCGATACAAAGTAAAGGAGTCTATCAGTTGGACTTTAACAACCTGGACAGCATGAACCCTTTTGGGGGTTCCAATAAGATGGTTCTCTCACCCACGAAGCCTCCATCTGAGAACTCTGTTCCCAAACAGCCGGACGATATGTGTGAGGAGCCCACCGACAAGTCCGATTTGGCGCTGGATGAGACCCTTCCTTTCACTCGCTCAGTGGAGAACTCCCTCATCAACGCCTCCGCTGAAGTCAGCTCTGCAGACAGCAGCGTGGTGACTGTGGTGAAGGTTCCTGTCGTGGAACAAGAGACACGCAGCGCAACACCTGACAAAGTCCCCGCTGGGACACCCCCCAGAGACGATGAAAACAAACCTTCAGATGGTTTTGTGGAAGAGGAGCCCCTTCTGGCAAAAGGAACCtacaagattgattttgacagtATTGACAAGATGGATCCTTTTAAAACGGGGGGCTCCAAAATCCAGAATTCCCCTGTCCTGACGAGGAAGGCACTAGAAAGTAAACCACCCATTGAGGAGGCCCCGATAATGGCTGCTGATGAAGAGGTGCCTGTTCAAGCTGAGAAAAAGCTCATTGCCAACACTGATTCGGAGCACCTGACGGCAGCCCCGCCCACCAAGCACGGTCCATTCAAGCTAGAGTTCAACTTTGACGACGACGATGTCAAAGCGAAACCCCCGCCCAAGAGGTTTGCCGCAAAGCCACGTGGTCACAAGCCCAAAGAGGAGAAGCCTTTGTCCGACAGCAAAGCGCCAGTAGATGACGTGGACAAGTCAGCGGCCGCCAATGTTACAGATGCGATTTCCCCCAAAGGCTTATACTCGATTGACTTTGAAAAGATGGACGATCCCAACTTTAACCCTTTTGGCACAAAGTCCAACATCGGCAACTCTCCCGGGAGCAGTCCGCACACCAGCCCTGGGCGCAGCACTACACATAAAACAGTTGCTCA ggCTGCTGAGGAGAGCATGGTCACAGATCAAGCCAACACTGAAGTGCTGCAGGAGCAG AAAGCTGAGGAGACTGTTTGTGACAAAGACCAGGGTTCACCTCCCAAAGCTGAAAAGCCTTCCAACAATTTAGCCGAAAAACAACCGCAGACTAACTTGCCAGAGTTCACTGAGATGTTTGTGCCTGGGACAGAGT TCATGTCCAACAACTTTGAGGCACAAATCGACTACCTTGAACAGTTTGGCTCAACCAGG TTCAAGGAGTCTGCACTGCGCAAACAGTCCTTGTACCTTAAGTTCGATCCCCTGCTGAGGGAAAGCCCGAAGAGGATTGGAGCCCCTGGCTTTCCACTACAAGCCCCTCACCCCTCGTCTCTCCTTTCACG GGTTGAACCTCTACCAGTGGCTAAAGAGTCTGCC ACTCCCCAAATCCTCGAGAGCCTCGTCCCAGCTTTCAGGCAGCCTGCAAGCTCAGAGGACATCATTGATGTACTCAAGTACAGTCAGAAAGACATGGATGCAGCCATTGCTAAAATGCAGGCCGAG GCCAAGGGAAAAGAAGACCAAATGTGTGCAAAGTACAACCAGTTACAAAGCGATGGTCAAGAAATGAG GAAAATAATTGCAGAATTTGAACTCATGATTGCAAAAATGATgg CGGACCAAGAGAAGGAGCGCCAGGCTTCGCAAGCCAAGCTGGACGAGGTCCTGCTTGAGAAGGAGCAGGTGTCCAGTGACCTCAACGCCATGGAGAGATCCTTCTCGGACCTTTTTAGACGACTGGAAAAGTACAAAGAGATCATTGAGGGGTTCAAAAAG AATGAAGAAACCCTGAAAGCTTGTTCTCAGGACTACATGGTTAGGATCAAGCAGGACGAGAAGCGCTACCAGACCCTTAAAGCTCACGCCGAGGAGAAAATTAGCCA AGCCAACGAGGAAATCGCTGAAGTGCGAGCCAAGAACAAGGCGGAGGTGTCGGCGCTGCAAGTCCAGCTGCGGCGTGAGCAGTTGAAGGTGCAATCGCTGGAGAAGAACCTAGATCAGAAG GTGAAGGAGTTTGAAGAGCTGACCAAACTCTGTGATGAGCTCATCAGCAATGTCCAGAAGGGCTGA